GTTGAATTTGCGAATCAATTACGCGAGCAAGGAAAATCAAAAATGGATGCCATTCTCGAAGCTTCAGAAGCACGTTTACGTCCCATTTTAATGACCAGTTTAGGAATTGCATTAGGAGCACTTCCAATTGCAATGTCACTTGGAGCCGCTTCTACCAGTAGAATTGGTATGGGAGTTGTCATTGTGGGAGGAACTATTTTCTCTTTAGCATTAACTCTTTTTGTTATTCCAGCGATTTATTTCATGTGGTCTAAAGCCAGAAAACATTATCCTGAATTTGACCGTATAGACGAATACGAAAAAGAAAGTTTAAAATAAGAAGTCGAAAAAATCACGAATTTTACTTTTTGAAATTCGTGATTTTTCGGCAAAAGAAAATAAATATGAACATTAAGAATTTATACAGCACTTTAATAATCATAATCTTCTGCGTGGTTCAAACGAATGCACAGGAAGTTTTGACTATTGAAGAGGCTATGAAAATCGCATTGGAGAACAATTTTGAAATCAAAATTGCCAAGAATAACTCGGTTATAAATGAGACGAATGTTACTGTGGGAAATGCAGGAATGCTGCCTACAGCAACTGCTTCTGTAACTGACAATAACAGTATTACCAATTCATCACAAACACGTCAGGACGGAACCACCACTTCTTTAAACAATGCTAAAAACAACAGTTTAACCTATGGTGTAAGTTTAGGATGGACGGTTTTTGACGGAATGAGAATGTTTGCGAGATTAGACCAGCTGAAAGAACTTCAAAAATTAGGAGACGCACAGCTAAAACAAACCATTCTGGCAAAAATCGGACAGGTAAATACCGCTTATTATGATTTGGTACAGCAACAGCAGCAATTGGCCGCTTTAGATACAACTATTGTAATTTCTAAACAACGATTAGAATTAGCACAAAATCGTTTTACCATTGGTAAAGCTTCCAAGTTAGAAGTTTTGAATGCGCAAGTAGACTTAAACTCAGATCAGGTCGCTTTGTTGCGACAAAAAGAATCGTATGCTAATGCTAAAATTCTTTTGAACCAATATTTAGCGCGTGATCCAAAAATTGATTTTAAAGTTACGGATGAAGTTAAAGTTGATGACAAACTCGCGTTGGCTGATTTAACAGAATTAGCCC
This is a stretch of genomic DNA from Flavobacterium endoglycinae. It encodes these proteins:
- a CDS encoding TolC family protein; the encoded protein is MNIKNLYSTLIIIIFCVVQTNAQEVLTIEEAMKIALENNFEIKIAKNNSVINETNVTVGNAGMLPTATASVTDNNSITNSSQTRQDGTTTSLNNAKNNSLTYGVSLGWTVFDGMRMFARLDQLKELQKLGDAQLKQTILAKIGQVNTAYYDLVQQQQQLAALDTTIVISKQRLELAQNRFTIGKASKLEVLNAQVDLNSDQVALLRQKESYANAKILLNQYLARDPKIDFKVTDEVKVDDKLALADLTELAQKQNPALEAQIINKRIAELQLKQVKADRYPTLRLTTGYNFAESQSSLGFTSQTSSRGLNYGFNASMNIFDGFNQHRNEKVAKLQIENSKIAIEQQNTVLNTQLNTAYQTYLTNLELIDLEENNEAIAKQNLEITLDKFRIGTITTIDFRTAQLNYVNAKVRYSNAQYEAKLSEIALKELAGTINF